The Corynebacterium suranareeae genome window below encodes:
- a CDS encoding vitamin K epoxide reductase family protein has protein sequence MSTEIHNAPPKAPTWLGWVLMIGGIIGLILSVIIMAEKLAILEDPGHITSCDFNAVLACGDVMRSGQANAFGIPNPLIGIAGFAAVAIIGAGILAGGRFRGWFWFGAQVGLTFAIMFCHWLAYQSMSVIRALCPYCMGVWTVSIIMFVLVTTWNVKTFSGSDSAFVNALYKYKWVIAIVWLLLIAAAAVWSFRYMF, from the coding sequence GTGTCAACCGAAATCCACAACGCACCACCCAAGGCCCCAACGTGGCTTGGCTGGGTGCTCATGATCGGCGGAATCATCGGCCTCATCCTGTCGGTGATCATCATGGCCGAAAAACTAGCCATCCTCGAGGATCCCGGCCACATCACCAGCTGCGATTTCAATGCAGTCCTAGCTTGTGGAGACGTCATGCGTTCCGGCCAAGCGAATGCGTTTGGCATTCCGAATCCCCTCATCGGCATCGCCGGTTTCGCCGCTGTCGCCATCATCGGCGCCGGCATCCTCGCGGGTGGCAGGTTCCGCGGATGGTTCTGGTTCGGCGCCCAGGTCGGACTCACTTTTGCCATAATGTTCTGCCACTGGCTCGCCTACCAATCCATGTCCGTCATCCGCGCGCTCTGCCCTTACTGCATGGGCGTGTGGACCGTATCGATCATCATGTTCGTGCTGGTCACTACATGGAATGTGAAAACTTTCAGCGGCTCCGACAGCGCGTTCGTCAACGCACTGTACAAATACAAGTGGGTCATCGCGATCGTCTGGCTGCTGCTCATCGCAGCCGCAGCCGTGTGGTCATTCCGCTACATGTTCTAG